Sequence from the Paramisgurnus dabryanus chromosome 3, PD_genome_1.1, whole genome shotgun sequence genome:
GTGGGCAGCCTACATGTACTTAATTACTTAGTATATGATTCGGAAATGAGAAAAGGAGGTGGAGATGCACTCCTCCACAAAAGAAATGGTTTACCCCAGTTGGGGAGATGTCAGAGAAGGGGGAGCAAGCGTAATGTGAGCACTGCGGAGGGGAATAGCAGCGGCAGCATTGTACACATACAATTCTGCATAGTTGCCGGTAATTACAGGCTACCTCAAAAGATTCATGATATAGATGCTGATGCTGGCACTGAGGTGGACTGTGATACAGGGATCACAGCtgataggagaagagaatgtaAGCTTTAACATAGCCAATCAATGCACATATATCTGCATGACATCTCTGTTGTGAGATCTGGCCCCTCCCATAGCCCCTTTTTCCTCTTCCATTTCCTGAtgttatttctttttttctaaatttaaaatcACTTTCCTCCATCACGGCTCTTTGTGTATAGAGTACATCAATCTTCTCTGTTCTCCTTTCCTGTCCTTAGTACCCCCCTTTTTTTCAAATTTGTCTGCTTCTGGTCTCTCTGCTCCTTTTGTGGTGTTTCCTTTAGTACAATGTGTCAATGAGACTGCTGCATTCACACTGTTTCTATTATTTTTCTGCGCCTTGAGCGATCGTGCTCGTTCTGTTTGGGAGTATTTGGTGCCCTCTGTCTGCCAAATAGCTGACTACGCATGAGACAGACCTCTGCAGTGGTCCAAAATGCATCACAGCAACCTTGGATGTAAAAGTGCTATTCTATGATATATAGACTGTTTAATGTGCAGAATATCAATGAGGCTGTTTACCTGTAGATTAAACCTGTTACTTGttgtgtaaataaaataatatagtGTATATACATTTCAATATGGGAGGGACAATTATGTGTTTTggtcaattttaacataatattgttcttttttatttaaattataattaattttttaagtagAAAATGATGACGCTTGCCAGATGAAGACTCAACAATAAACAAGATGTTTTAGGGTAACAAGATGTTTTATGCTTTATAGGTCTCCTGAGTTGTATGTAGACAGACCAGATGTTATACAAGCCACTGTAAAAGTACTGAATTCAATAATGTAACAACTCAGATTTCACTTTATAATATTAATGTGCTCATCTTCTCATCTCTTTTTGTGTCTTCCTCCCTTTTTTCCTGTCtctcttctctctgtctctgtttTTAGTATGTGGCGTTCGGCTCGCTTCTGTTCATCCTCATCTCCATCTCAACATTTTGCTTGGAGACGCACGAGGCCTTCAACACCATCTACAATAAGACAGAGAACGTGACGGTGGGAAACGTCACACGGGAGGAGGTTGTGTTTGAGGTAGTGACGGACAACTGGCTCACCTACGTGGAGGGAGTCTGTGTCATCTGGTTCACCATCGAGGTGTTCGCTCGCGTGATTTTCTGCCCGGACAAGGCCGAGTTCTTCAAGAGCTCGCTGAACATCATCGACTTTGTAGCCATTCTGCCCTTTTACCTGGAGGTGGCGCTGAGCGGACTCTCCTCTAAAGCAGCTAAAGACGTGCTGGGCTTTTTGCGCGTTGTGCGATTCGTCCGAATCCTGCGAATCTTCAAGCTCACGCGCCATTTCGTGGGACTGAGGGTGTTGGGTCACACGCTCCGCGCCAGCACCAACGAATTCTTGCTCCTCATCATCTTCCTTGCTCTCGGAGTGCTTATCTTCGCCACTATGATCTACTACGCCGAGCGCATCGGCGCGTCCCCGGACGACCCCACGGCGAGCGCCCACACCACCTTTAAAAACATCCCCATTGGCTTTTGGTGGGCGGTGGTGACCATGACGACGCTGGGCTATGGTGACATGTATCCAGAGACATGGTCTGGTATGTTAGTGGGCGCCTTGTGCGCCTTGGCGGGCGTGCTGACCATTGCCATGCCTGTGCCCGTCATTGTGAACAACTTCGGCATGTACTACTCTCTAGCCATGGCCAAGCAGAAGCTACCCAAGAAAAAGAACAAGCACATCCCACGGGCTCCACAGCCTGGATCGCCCAACTACTGTAAACCAGATGCCCTGGCCATGGCCACTGCCTCACCGCACAGGCTCATGGGTAATGTGCTGGGCAGTATGGTGGGCTCTGGAAGCATGGCGGGAGACTGTCCTCTTGCACAGGAGGAAATCATAGAGATTAACAGAGCAGGTGTGTGtgtccatgtgtgtgtgtgtgtgtgtgtatgcgaaGATtacaaaatacatattttttgctATTGACAAACAGCACATGTCCTATGCTTAGAggtgtgtgtgattgtgtgcGTTTATATGCACTTAATGCTGTCATGaacattttgtttatagaccCATGACCATCACTTTTAAGTTTTTATCACTGCCATCACTTTAACAGGGTCTGTTTAATAATCTTGTGTAAGGAAGCGTTCACACAGAACACTTTTTTgcattcaaatgaaataaaagtcAAAAAGTAGTACAAATATCTCTCTGGCACTAGCAATGCCAAACTCAATGGTTCGATTTCCTGaatgttgctttggataaaagtgtacattaaaaagtaatgcaaaagacACATGCTCTGTGTGAACCGCCCTTTACACAGTAATAATGTCATATAATCTTGACAGaaattttatttgaattataGTAGGATTATAtttcaacactgcaaaaaaccCCAGCCACAGCATCTTAGATTACATCCCAGAAAACGTCTCAGCCAATTTTACATCATCTCTTCTCCTGCCCTCATCAAGCCCTCCAAAGAGAAGGAAATATAATCACGAATATCCTCAACCAGCTTCAGGCTCTGACAGTGAGTGGATGATGGACATGGAGctgtttgtgaatgtgtttgtgagtgtgtgtgtgtgtatttttctGTATGTGCGGGTGCCAGTCAAGATCAGTTGGCGAGCTCATGCCGAGAAAACTCCTTCTGTCATATCTGTGCAGGACACGGATATACACACCCCATGCTAAGATTAACATGAGGCAGATTAGTCACAACACTCTCAGATTAGCCTGTGCCATATTTGGCCTTTACCAAAAGCTGACATGTTTTAGAAGCCGAATCAGCACGTGATTTTAAACGGATTTTAAATAGATCCAACACTGCATTCGCAATAATTTGATAACAGGATAATTTTTCATAAcaaaaagtaacatttttagTACCAGCCTGCTCTGATGTGGATGAAAGCTGTCGTTCTGCGCTCCTCCTTTTTGTTTCGCTCATTCTTGGAGTCCTCGCAGCTGGAAGTTCCAGAGGACATAAAAGGGAACATAAACATCCTAAGATGCTCGCTGTGAGAAAATACTTGAGCACATGTGCCCTCCCGTAGCTTCAAATCCCATATGCCCTAACACCTACAATACTGACATCATGTTTGTCATGTGGACAGATGATAAGGCTTTATAAAGTACAAAAAAGTATAAATGTTATAACAAAGTCATTTGTTTTGTCTGCTGTCCCCATGTGCAAGTGAGTGAGTGTTGAGGAAGCTTTAAAACTTTTTCTTAAGATTTAAAATAGCTCGTATGTAAAGTAGTTAAAATGCAGTCTTACTACCCTTTTGAAAATATCCAAGGTCACACTGAAGTTACTTTAGAGAAAAGCATATGATGTGatataattcataatttgatcTGAGCAGTATTTTGTTGAaccaaaaagtttaaataaatgaGCAATTAGGATAATAGCATTCATTTTGGattgtatataatatattttaaaggtcacgttctacctgatcccatttttaaaaatttagttagtgtgtaatgttgctgttagagcattaataatatctgtaaaatgataaagcctacccagtctcatgtagatgcgcataaatagcacaaagtgtgaaaatcgtgcaatacatgtatgtgccaaatttcaatttggtgtgcatatgatacgccagtccttcccattcacttaaacggtgcatctttttttttcgttttatttattggtttctcaaattttttctgttttaaaccattttcgcttggtttagggttagatttgagatttgcttaaggaagttatttaatatacaggtttctccatgtttttgtatatatttaagccatggtcgcttggagttagGGTCAGaatttgggtttgggttaggatgtcatttttataacaaaaagttgttctaaccctaaacccaagcgaaaatggtaaaaaagccaaaaaatgtagaaaccaataaataaaacgacaaaaaagatgcgccgtttaagtgaatgggaaggactggcgtatcatatgcccgccaaattggaatttggtATGTATTGTACGAtttttacacttcgtgctatttatacgcaactcCGTGAGCCTGGGTtggataaagctcaaagttcaatgcccggtgatatattttctttaacaaaattaccctttcaaagcctacagagAATGgtcggtttggactacagccctctacttcctgattgaatgacgtcaataaaacagtttttgactaaactccgtccacaggaatacgtcagtcggcAGCTTTGGCtcaataagcggataactatcaaaaatctgcttattataaaaaaactgttttcatacgtttacatgcaaatcaataaacctgctatgcagacaactgcgtttacatgggacttggagattTTTCAGGTTTCTCCCAGGAAGTGACGTCAccgcctatagtacataatagtcaTTCAAAAAGCCGACGGCATATCTGTATAAAGCTATACTATTGTATCACTTTTCGtttctgcagaacctgtaaatgtaacatgagcttttattttcgcagtttctctgccaactgctttagttgAGAGGGGACTTTTATtgcgttactttgcgcttacttagacatgcgcacatgaacAAAACAATGAGAAAGCCAGTTAAGGTGGAATTAgtaaaaaactacctgtgccgatcgttttttgcttacgccgtttacGGGCTTTTTCCAATAAAAGAATAAAACTGTTTTACGAGTTTACATAACCCcatgtgttatcagtttataatCCGCgtagactgtgcatgtaaacgcactcagtgAAACAGCGCTATAgaaataagtaaattgtgtgaaaaatactgtgttttttttacatgtgaaacatgaacacgttatattgcgcactgtaaacacaatcaaagcttcaaaaacaaagaaagaacgggacctgtAACTAAATACAAATCTATGTAGACAATGCCGCCCAGGGACTcaaacagagtttaaaattcGCATAAAAAAAGTGACCGATCACGGTACACAACTACTTAGTGATAAAATGGCTAACTAGTAAAAAGCTTTActtccaaaaatatcaaaactacTGTCACGCTACTGAAAATGTAGTTTCGTAAAGTCTCCTTTAGTTAATTAAACATAGGAGTGTTTCATTATTTGAGTTACGAGTGGTTATCTGGTTCTGTTTATCCAGGGGTTTGTAAAAGGTTTATGGCCTCACTGTTAATAAAGTGTGTACTATCTAGTGTATATCTAATTTATGCATGTTGTAAACAATCATTTATCACACTTTGGCACCTGTCCTGTATGCATAAGTACATGATCATTTCAGATTTCGTGGTTTGTGGATTTCTGCCATCTCAGATCAAAATGTGTAATTTCTTCAAATGAGGACCGATTGCGTAACAGGCCTTTTCCTTCCTATGCGATCCACTTCTTTATTTTTATCTCTTCCATGTCTTTAGCAAGCATTGCCCGTGGCTTATTTCTGTAAATTGTTGAGCAGTAACTCAAGTCAGATTATATGTGACAGCTGTGTCGGAAGCTATAAGTACAAGTGCCCCTGCAGCTTCTTTGTTTGCGTGTGTGCGCATCTGACTCTTCATTCATTTTGTGTATGATGTGGTGTGTGCGATGTTGTGTGCCTGCTCCCCTGCGCCATTTTAATCAAGTGTCACTGATGTGCTTTTGTCCCATTTCCTCTTTCACTCTCATcccctttttcttttttttgttataCATCCCTTGACTGTCTTCTTCACTGATCTCTGTCTTTTCACGTAACTATATATCATCACATATAAATTACTGCTCCATCTAATTTGCTTTCGTTCTGTCCTTTATCTTttcttttattcattcatttttcttTCTGCATTGTTAGACTCAAAGCAGAATGGGGATGCTGCAAATGCAGCTCTGGCCAATGAAGACTGTCCCACCATAGACCAGGTGCTGGGGCCAGACGACAGGAGTCCAGCCACTGGTGGGTTGGGGACATGCACGGGGCGCGAACGTTACCCCCACGACCGGGCCTGCTTCCTCCTCAGTACCGGAGAGTTCCGCACCACAGACAGCAATGTCAGGAAAGGTATGCAACACCCCTACACAAACACATCTGAATATACTCACACTTTTAGCACAAAGAAAAAGAAAGGTAAGTTATTTAAATTCAAATGCttaaacacacatacagtacattacaaACAAAACAGTTATAACGTACACAGCATAGAAATATGCCCTGAAACAGGTCCATCCACATATAACTTACATCAGAGTTCCTTTTGCACACATTTCTCTTCATCATTCACAATATCAGTCATTCTGAATGGCAGTCATCATTAGCAAAGCTTCAGTCACCTGCAGTAACAATTCAATTTATAGCTTTCTAAGCAGCTATCTAGCCCTTGCTCTCAATCATTGATTTATTATTTCATTCTCTCTTCCTCACCATGCTGTGTCCATCCTTTTTCCCCACCCTTCATCTGACTTGCTTTTGTCCCACTCTTCCTCATCATCTCGCATTGTCCGTCTCACCTCTTCTTACATCCGTCCACATCTTGTATTCTTTTGCGCCTGCATGTTTTACTTGTACTGTCCTCCTCACCATATCACCATTTTTTTACTGCTGCCTCTTTTCACCAACTGCCACCGATCCCAAATACACCTCCTTACACAACCAAATCCTAAATCCCCCCACAAAAACACTAGAATCTGCAGCCGACTACCCAGTCTCCCCCCGAGGAGAGGAGTGGTTCAAGCCGGAAGGGCTACTGCTGCAACAGGACCTCAATGCCAATTCTGCCACATCCTGGATCAAACCATAGTGAATGAGAGGTAACCATAAAAAGCCACTAGGAATTAGCACACTtgtaaaattgcattttaacataCAACCTCGGCACTTATTTCAACTGGCACCTTTACAAATATCAGTAGTCACATTCTCAACGCACAATACTGAACTGTACTCGACACAGACACTCAGCTCACTTTAAGCTTTCAGAGAGATTGGTGCCTCTATGAAAAATGCATGATGGGTAATTTTTAGTTTACAGTAAAAGTACATTATGTATTACAAGAAAACAGAATGCTTTTAAGTGTATCGGGGGGATAAGGCATTGTATGtattctgtctgtgtgtttttgtatattATAAGACTGATCTGAGTATTAAAATTTGCATAAAATGTTCACAATATAATCACAACAGACTAAAGTCAATGTCTGATTCCTCGCTCTAACTCGGATGTTAAGAGTTTGCTTGGGATATAGTATTACTGTAAGCGTATAAGTGATGTTAAATTATATTGTTGGTATATTTATAGTCTTCACGCCCTCATCATCCTCAGTAACATCACAGCTCTGTCTCTTCCATTCTGTCTTTCTCTCCATTTTACCCTTTCAAGTCATTCTGTCACTTTTTTCATCAAGCTTCTGATTTTTTTACTTCCTTCTTTTTTCTTAACTTTATTGCGCATCAGACAGAAAGGGTACTAAATGATAATGTTCACATTTTAACCCATTATGGTTTAACACATTCAAGGTCACACATTCAAGGTTAAAACACGTTTGTATAAATGAACATGTGCcttatatatttactgtatgtgtgtgaaagatgatttgtgtgtctgtgttttggGGGGTGTtgtattttctgatgtgttCTGAGGTGAGCTTGTCTGACGAGCTGTTGTTGTTATCTTCTTCCTCAGGTTGTGTCGTGTCATGCGTTTGTATGTCAGCTCTTGTTGCTACACCGTTACACTGTCTTCCCATGTTTGTGTGTTGTCGTGTGTGTGCACTGTATTCCATTTGGTGTTGCTGTGACTTCTTCCTCCTCCTTTTGCCTAACAGTGACCTTTCACCTTTGTCGAATGCCCCTCGGGTTTTCATTTGAAGAAAACCTGTACTCGGTATAATTGCGTACCGTGTTTGTCTTTCTAAAACCAAATGCTGAAATGTTTAGGGGTTTTGGTGAGCAGTCACTGAGAAGGTTGTGTtaatttgctttattttttatgttttgttttttgaataAAGCTGGTTTCTTCTCTCTCCTGGAACTGCCCTCCACTCTGGGGTCCACTGACCAGTGTTTCATCACAGCCAGCAGATGAGCCTCTCAAACCTTTAAGTCTGTAGAGTTCAACAGTGACCACTCACTTTTCTGTGGCATTGGTTGTAGTGTTTTTCCCATTCATTTTCTCTAAATAGTTTAATGCATTGATTAGTAATCAGTTCCATGAACCAAATTCAACAGCTCCAATATGAATAATGACTTTATAAACTTTGCTTAAAAGCATTAAGTAAaaatccttaaagggatagttcagaaaaaaatgaaaattaccccatgatgtactcaccctcaagccatccgagATACATACATTATGTTTATCATCTTTCGGGCACACAAAATGTgagttattttataaaatgtgcagctcttccaagctttataatggtggAAAACTTTACAGCctaaaaaagtgcatccatcctttacaGAGGATCTATTCTAACAAGATCTTACTCACCAGTGCATTCCAGCCACCTGAAGATAGTcattatagtttataaaattttaagtatggatatttttcttacaaaattgcattgattaccctcagaaggcctttattgacccctggagctgtgtggattacttctgtgaaggatggatgcacttggTGTTTGAAAGTTGTGGACCCTGTTTTCTACGCTATGAAGCTTGGAAGAGCCctaacattttcttaaataactCAAATTGTGTTAGTCTGATGATGTACACGCAGTATGCATCCCAGGTGAtgtaagggtgagtaaatcaaaACTATTTTTTTGCTTTAACAAAGCGCGAGTCCCATGAAGTATTTTAAAACatgtaccgtattttccggactatagacccttttacagctcacgtgatcaaatagcctgcacgcgcatttgggcaacagaagtggtgttttTCCCAAGTGGTTCTAACATGTTAGcaaagtttattaaaatggttttccagcatcaaaatgtctggttgttgtgTTTGGTttcactaatataatatactaatatacgaatatatgtatctggccactttatatttggctatctgctaacgtcttctattcactccactatagtacacggatctggtagctgttttaaaaaagttgataagttaactttttaaaataactttctctgtctgtgttgcttcactgctggttcttgccatacttctgttgccaaactgcgcgcgcatacgttgccacgtcatcattgtgtacaaacagtaatttacacgatacacaatagcatacagaacatacctggaaGGCTGAATAGGACAGATGAACAGAAAGCCAACAAACATCAAGTTCGCAGGCTCGTCATCCCACATCACTGagtccattgaattacataaatacaggtgCAGCATGGGGTGGTGATGGCACAGTGGAAAAGATCCAcacctttggtgtgagagacccgggttcaaatccactgtcacacaccattgtgtccctgagcaagacacttaacccatagttgctccagaggcgtgtgacctctgacatatatagcaattgtaagtcgcctTGC
This genomic interval carries:
- the kcnc3a gene encoding potassium voltage-gated channel subfamily C member 3a isoform X2, whose protein sequence is MCVCSVTHALPAREQSQTHNELLPPPSLLGSLSSSPTPCSSMLSSVCVSTFKGRKGGNKSSSKACYSADMTCPSESDKIVINCGGVRHETYRSTLKTLPGTRLSWLTEPDAFSNFDYDPKSDEFFFDRHPNTFAFILNYYRTGKLHCPNDVCGPLFEEELAFWGIDETDVEACCWMNYRQHRDAEEALDSFETPEPDPPEDDPALTGGADGDLKRLCLQEDGRNPSWWSIWQPRIWALFEDPYSSKYARYVAFGSLLFILISISTFCLETHEAFNTIYNKTENVTVGNVTREEVVFEVVTDNWLTYVEGVCVIWFTIEVFARVIFCPDKAEFFKSSLNIIDFVAILPFYLEVALSGLSSKAAKDVLGFLRVVRFVRILRIFKLTRHFVGLRVLGHTLRASTNEFLLLIIFLALGVLIFATMIYYAERIGASPDDPTASAHTTFKNIPIGFWWAVVTMTTLGYGDMYPETWSGMLVGALCALAGVLTIAMPVPVIVNNFGMYYSLAMAKQKLPKKKNKHIPRAPQPGSPNYCKPDALAMATASPHRLMGNVLGSMVGSGSMAGDCPLAQEEIIEINRAVGLYFNTAKNPSHSILDYIPENVSANFTSSLLLPSSSPPKRRKYNHEYPQPASGSDNSKQNGDAANAALANEDCPTIDQVLGPDDRSPATGGLGTCTGRERYPHDRACFLLSTGEFRTTDSNVRKAAGYEKSRSLNNISGMSGAPLRLTPITPINNQPYEPYETPGPLRRCRSPIPSIL
- the kcnc3a gene encoding potassium voltage-gated channel subfamily C member 3a isoform X6 → MCVCSVTHALPAREQSQTHNELLPPPSLLGSLSSSPTPCSSMLSSVCVSTFKGRKGGNKSSSKACYSADMTCPSESDKIVINCGGVRHETYRSTLKTLPGTRLSWLTEPDAFSNFDYDPKSDEFFFDRHPNTFAFILNYYRTGKLHCPNDVCGPLFEEELAFWGIDETDVEACCWMNYRQHRDAEEALDSFETPEPDPPEDDPALTGGADGDLKRLCLQEDGRNPSWWSIWQPRIWALFEDPYSSKYARYVAFGSLLFILISISTFCLETHEAFNTIYNKTENVTVGNVTREEVVFEVVTDNWLTYVEGVCVIWFTIEVFARVIFCPDKAEFFKSSLNIIDFVAILPFYLEVALSGLSSKAAKDVLGFLRVVRFVRILRIFKLTRHFVGLRVLGHTLRASTNEFLLLIIFLALGVLIFATMIYYAERIGASPDDPTASAHTTFKNIPIGFWWAVVTMTTLGYGDMYPETWSGMLVGALCALAGVLTIAMPVPVIVNNFGMYYSLAMAKQKLPKKKNKHIPRAPQPGSPNYCKPDALAMATASPHRLMGNVLGSMVGSGSMAGDCPLAQEEIIEINRAVGLYFNTAKNPSHSILDYIPENVSANFTSSLLLPSSSPPKRRKYNHEYPQPASGSDNSKQNGDAANAALANEDCPTIDQVLGPDDRSPATGGLGTCTGRERYPHDRACFLLSTGEFRTTDSNVRKVLSF
- the kcnc3a gene encoding potassium voltage-gated channel subfamily C member 3a isoform X8 → MCVCSVTHALPAREQSQTHNELLPPPSLLGSLSSSPTPCSSMLSSVCVSTFKGRKGGNKSSSKACYSADMTCPSESDKIVINCGGVRHETYRSTLKTLPGTRLSWLTEPDAFSNFDYDPKSDEFFFDRHPNTFAFILNYYRTGKLHCPNDVCGPLFEEELAFWGIDETDVEACCWMNYRQHRDAEEALDSFETPEPDPPEDDPALTGGADGDLKRLCLQEDGRNPSWWSIWQPRIWALFEDPYSSKYARYVAFGSLLFILISISTFCLETHEAFNTIYNKTENVTVGNVTREEVVFEVVTDNWLTYVEGVCVIWFTIEVFARVIFCPDKAEFFKSSLNIIDFVAILPFYLEVALSGLSSKAAKDVLGFLRVVRFVRILRIFKLTRHFVGLRVLGHTLRASTNEFLLLIIFLALGVLIFATMIYYAERIGASPDDPTASAHTTFKNIPIGFWWAVVTMTTLGYGDMYPETWSGMLVGALCALAGVLTIAMPVPVIVNNFGMYYSLAMAKQKLPKKKNKHIPRAPQPGSPNYCKPDALAMATASPHRLMGNVLGSMVGSGSMAGDCPLAQEEIIEINRADSKQNGDAANAALANEDCPTIDQVLGPDDRSPATGGLGTCTGRERYPHDRACFLLSTGEFRTTDSNVRKESAADYPVSPRGEEWFKPEGLLLQQDLNANSATSWIKP
- the kcnc3a gene encoding potassium voltage-gated channel subfamily C member 3a isoform X5, coding for MCVCSVTHALPAREQSQTHNELLPPPSLLGSLSSSPTPCSSMLSSVCVSTFKGRKGGNKSSSKACYSADMTCPSESDKIVINCGGVRHETYRSTLKTLPGTRLSWLTEPDAFSNFDYDPKSDEFFFDRHPNTFAFILNYYRTGKLHCPNDVCGPLFEEELAFWGIDETDVEACCWMNYRQHRDAEEALDSFETPEPDPPEDDPALTGGADGDLKRLCLQEDGRNPSWWSIWQPRIWALFEDPYSSKYARYVAFGSLLFILISISTFCLETHEAFNTIYNKTENVTVGNVTREEVVFEVVTDNWLTYVEGVCVIWFTIEVFARVIFCPDKAEFFKSSLNIIDFVAILPFYLEVALSGLSSKAAKDVLGFLRVVRFVRILRIFKLTRHFVGLRVLGHTLRASTNEFLLLIIFLALGVLIFATMIYYAERIGASPDDPTASAHTTFKNIPIGFWWAVVTMTTLGYGDMYPETWSGMLVGALCALAGVLTIAMPVPVIVNNFGMYYSLAMAKQKLPKKKNKHIPRAPQPGSPNYCKPDALAMATASPHRLMGNVLGSMVGSGSMAGDCPLAQEEIIEINRADSKQNGDAANAALANEDCPTIDQVLGPDDRSPATGGLGTCTGRERYPHDRACFLLSTGEFRTTDSNVRKGCVVSCVSAGYEKSRSLNNISGMSGAPLRLTPITPINNQPYEPYETPGPLRRCRSPIPSIL
- the kcnc3a gene encoding potassium voltage-gated channel subfamily C member 3a isoform X4; the protein is MCVCSVTHALPAREQSQTHNELLPPPSLLGSLSSSPTPCSSMLSSVCVSTFKGRKGGNKSSSKACYSADMTCPSESDKIVINCGGVRHETYRSTLKTLPGTRLSWLTEPDAFSNFDYDPKSDEFFFDRHPNTFAFILNYYRTGKLHCPNDVCGPLFEEELAFWGIDETDVEACCWMNYRQHRDAEEALDSFETPEPDPPEDDPALTGGADGDLKRLCLQEDGRNPSWWSIWQPRIWALFEDPYSSKYARYVAFGSLLFILISISTFCLETHEAFNTIYNKTENVTVGNVTREEVVFEVVTDNWLTYVEGVCVIWFTIEVFARVIFCPDKAEFFKSSLNIIDFVAILPFYLEVALSGLSSKAAKDVLGFLRVVRFVRILRIFKLTRHFVGLRVLGHTLRASTNEFLLLIIFLALGVLIFATMIYYAERIGASPDDPTASAHTTFKNIPIGFWWAVVTMTTLGYGDMYPETWSGMLVGALCALAGVLTIAMPVPVIVNNFGMYYSLAMAKQKLPKKKNKHIPRAPQPGSPNYCKPDALAMATASPHRLMGNVLGSMVGSGSMAGDCPLAQEEIIEINRAVGLYFNTAKNPSHSILDYIPENVSANFTSSLLLPSSSPPKRRKYNHEYPQPASGSDNSKQNGDAANAALANEDCPTIDQVLGPDDRSPATGGLGTCTGRERYPHDRACFLLSTGEFRTTDSNVRKENYSESPVLIRYMQKEAVTVN
- the kcnc3a gene encoding potassium voltage-gated channel subfamily C member 3a isoform X1 codes for the protein MCVCSVTHALPAREQSQTHNELLPPPSLLGSLSSSPTPCSSMLSSVCVSTFKGRKGGNKSSSKACYSADMTCPSESDKIVINCGGVRHETYRSTLKTLPGTRLSWLTEPDAFSNFDYDPKSDEFFFDRHPNTFAFILNYYRTGKLHCPNDVCGPLFEEELAFWGIDETDVEACCWMNYRQHRDAEEALDSFETPEPDPPEDDPALTGGADGDLKRLCLQEDGRNPSWWSIWQPRIWALFEDPYSSKYARYVAFGSLLFILISISTFCLETHEAFNTIYNKTENVTVGNVTREEVVFEVVTDNWLTYVEGVCVIWFTIEVFARVIFCPDKAEFFKSSLNIIDFVAILPFYLEVALSGLSSKAAKDVLGFLRVVRFVRILRIFKLTRHFVGLRVLGHTLRASTNEFLLLIIFLALGVLIFATMIYYAERIGASPDDPTASAHTTFKNIPIGFWWAVVTMTTLGYGDMYPETWSGMLVGALCALAGVLTIAMPVPVIVNNFGMYYSLAMAKQKLPKKKNKHIPRAPQPGSPNYCKPDALAMATASPHRLMGNVLGSMVGSGSMAGDCPLAQEEIIEINRAVGLYFNTAKNPSHSILDYIPENVSANFTSSLLLPSSSPPKRRKYNHEYPQPASGSDNSKQNGDAANAALANEDCPTIDQVLGPDDRSPATGGLGTCTGRERYPHDRACFLLSTGEFRTTDSNVRKGCVVSCVSAGYEKSRSLNNISGMSGAPLRLTPITPINNQPYEPYETPGPLRRCRSPIPSIL
- the kcnc3a gene encoding potassium voltage-gated channel subfamily C member 3a isoform X3; the protein is MCVCSVTHALPAREQSQTHNELLPPPSLLGSLSSSPTPCSSMLSSVCVSTFKGRKGGNKSSSKACYSADMTCPSESDKIVINCGGVRHETYRSTLKTLPGTRLSWLTEPDAFSNFDYDPKSDEFFFDRHPNTFAFILNYYRTGKLHCPNDVCGPLFEEELAFWGIDETDVEACCWMNYRQHRDAEEALDSFETPEPDPPEDDPALTGGADGDLKRLCLQEDGRNPSWWSIWQPRIWALFEDPYSSKYARYVAFGSLLFILISISTFCLETHEAFNTIYNKTENVTVGNVTREEVVFEVVTDNWLTYVEGVCVIWFTIEVFARVIFCPDKAEFFKSSLNIIDFVAILPFYLEVALSGLSSKAAKDVLGFLRVVRFVRILRIFKLTRHFVGLRVLGHTLRASTNEFLLLIIFLALGVLIFATMIYYAERIGASPDDPTASAHTTFKNIPIGFWWAVVTMTTLGYGDMYPETWSGMLVGALCALAGVLTIAMPVPVIVNNFGMYYSLAMAKQKLPKKKNKHIPRAPQPGSPNYCKPDALAMATASPHRLMGNVLGSMVGSGSMAGDCPLAQEEIIEINRAVGLYFNTAKNPSHSILDYIPENVSANFTSSLLLPSSSPPKRRKYNHEYPQPASGSDNSKQNGDAANAALANEDCPTIDQVLGPDDRSPATGGLGTCTGRERYPHDRACFLLSTGEFRTTDSNVRKESAADYPVSPRGEEWFKPEGLLLQQDLNANSATSWIKP